The Meiothermus sp. QL-1 genomic interval GCCAGGGCCCTATTGGTCCGCACCTCCCGGCGGGGCACCTTGAGCGCCACCTGGGTGCCGTCGGGCGCACGGGCCAGGTAGACCTGAGAGGAACGGCCCAGACCCAGCAACATCTCCAGCTTGAAGTCCTGGCGGGTTAGGCGGCGATAGTCCATGGCATCCGCGGCCCATTACACCACATTTAGAGGCGTAGCTGCCCCCCGGGCTCCAAAGCCTCGCCCCCAATTCCCAAAAGCCCGGCCCGCCGCACAAAGGCCGCTCCGTCCTGGGCGATGGGGGGGAAGGTGTTGTAGTGCACCGGCAGTACCTGTTTGGCCCGGATGAGTTCCAGAGCCTTCAAAGCATCGTCGGGGCCCATGGTGAAGTGGTCGCCAATCGGCAGCACCGCCAGGTCGATGGCATAGGAGGCCAGCAGGCTCATATCGCTAAACAGGGCGGTGTCGCCCGCGATGTACAGGCGCTTACCGGCCAGCTCGAGCACGCACCCCTGGGCCAGGCCGCCGTAGGTGCCGTCGGGGAAGGAGGAGGAGTGCCAGGCCGGGAACCACTTGAGCCACCCCCCAGAAAAGCGGTAGGTGCCGCCCAGGTTCATCCCCACCCCCTTGGCCCCCTGCCGCTCGGCGTAGCTTACGATCTCGTAGTTGGAAATGATGGGGGCCCCGGTGCGCTGGCTGATGGCCACGCTGTCGCCGTAGTGGTCGCCGTGGGCGTGGGTGAGCACGATCAGGTCGGCCTCCACCTGGTCGGCCGCGAGGGCTGCCTTGGGGTTGCCGGTGAGAAAGGGGTCCACCAAGACCCGCGTGGTGCCATCGGTGATCAGAAGCGCCGAATGACCCAGGTACCTGACCTCGAGCACGGTAACACCTCCAGATGGCTATCAGTATATGGGGGGCTCAGGCCCCCTGCGCCAGCCGCTTCAGCTCCCGCTCCAGGTTGCGCTCAAACGCAGCCTCGGCCAGCCGGCGCAAAGCCCGCCCTCCCCACTTCTCCCCGGGGGGCAGGCTGGCATGCAGCCGCAGGGTGAGCCGGTACTCCAGCCCGCCCTCCACCACCTCGCCCCGGCCCGCCAGCTCCACCCAAAAAGGCGGGGGGTTCTCCAGGGGCAGCGCTTCCAGACGGGCTACTCTCCCCTCGGGGTGAATACGGCTGCGAAAGGGGAATTGGATTTCTCCAAGGAGGGGGGCCTCGGCCACCAAGACCCCCTCCAGCCAAAACCCCTCCCGCCTCAGCATCCTAAAGGGGGGGCGGCCCGAGAAGACCCGCTCGGGCTGGTAGAGATGCTCTGGAGGCTCGGGCAAAAAAAGGCGAAAGGATTTCTCTAGCAACACCTGGCTCCCCCTCGCGGGCCCTAGTTCACCCACTCCACCCGCACCTGCCCAGCCCGCACCAGTTGTTCAATTTCCTCGTCGGTCACGTTGCGCAGGCGCGAGAGATGGGCGAACTCGGGGGCAGCCGAGGCCAACCCCACGCGCACCACCAAGACCTCCTCCCCCTCGGCCTTGCCAATCCGCCAGACCAGGTGGTTGCCGAGCCGCTCGAGCAGGTCGTCCATGACTTCAAGCCTACCGGGCCCGAAGGCCTGGGTAAAGGGCGCTGCCCACAGTAAACTTAGGCCCGTGGAAGCCATTGTGCTGGCCGGGGGCAGGCCCGACGACCCCCTGGCCAAGAAGTTCGGCGTGGCCAGCAAGGCCCTGCTGCCCTACCGGGGCCGCCCTCTGGTGGAGCACACGCTACAGGCCCTACAGCAGGCTGGACTGGAGCTCATCCTGGTGGGCCCCCCTGGCGCCTACACCCCTGCCCCGAGCCACCACCTGGGCGACCAGGGAAGCCTCCTGGCCAACCTGAAGGCCGGGCTAGAGGCAGCCCGAAGCGAGCGGGT includes:
- a CDS encoding metal-dependent hydrolase, which translates into the protein MLEVRYLGHSALLITDGTTRVLVDPFLTGNPKAALAADQVEADLIVLTHAHGDHYGDSVAISQRTGAPIISNYEIVSYAERQGAKGVGMNLGGTYRFSGGWLKWFPAWHSSSFPDGTYGGLAQGCVLELAGKRLYIAGDTALFSDMSLLASYAIDLAVLPIGDHFTMGPDDALKALELIRAKQVLPVHYNTFPPIAQDGAAFVRRAGLLGIGGEALEPGGQLRL
- a CDS encoding DUF3809 family protein, which produces MLLEKSFRLFLPEPPEHLYQPERVFSGRPPFRMLRREGFWLEGVLVAEAPLLGEIQFPFRSRIHPEGRVARLEALPLENPPPFWVELAGRGEVVEGGLEYRLTLRLHASLPPGEKWGGRALRRLAEAAFERNLERELKRLAQGA
- a CDS encoding DUF3248 domain-containing protein, which gives rise to MDDLLERLGNHLVWRIGKAEGEEVLVVRVGLASAAPEFAHLSRLRNVTDEEIEQLVRAGQVRVEWVN